The region ACCCAATCCAGCAACATCCAAGTAACTCTGCACTGGCAGACCTTGCAAGATTGCAGGAAGAAACTAGTCTTATTCATTACTTTGAGATCACATGAGTATGAAATTACTGGACATGACCGATGTAAATCAGGAGTCAACAGGGTTACcttgaaaacatttgaaaacctGACTGAATGGGAGAAAGTGCAtgattcaaatactttcaaATACTGATTGAGGACTGTTTATATTAAAATTGCTACTGTACACACTGAGTTTGCCgtttttgcttttgcaatgCGTGATTAATCTAATCACAAGTTTAATCTAAACCTTTCTCACATAACAAACAAATGCTCATTGTGCATGTCATTACTACCACCTTAATATGAATTTGGGTTATATGTACACTTCAGCAATAAGAAGCCCCTGACAAAGGTTCTCCCTGCCCCCTAACATGACTATATGAACACAGCTCGTCCAGAAACTTCAAAAGGATATCTTCAACAGTTAGCCATTAGACAGCCTCAAAGTCTGCAAGTTTCATGATGCAGTTCTTTTTATCggattgacttttttttctttttaaaaagtcagaagTGCCAGTGGTGCAGGGAGGAGTGAACCCCGTTGCTTAATAAATTCATCAAAACAAACAGTAATTTCAGTTGTTTATTCGATTAAAATTTATTTGGTTGaaataacaggaaataaacGATACAACATACATTCTGGAGAAATGGTATAACTACCAGTATATACTGTGAGGAAGAgcaaacacagctgtgaaccctgaagagcattacattacagcgcAATAAAATGGATGGATCAAATCATGGAGGGACGCAGTTACTCCATATTAGAGGAAAACCCCAGCCTAAAACACTTCGACATTGTTAGAACTTACGTATTCATGACGTAAAACGCAACCCCGGTCCTATTTTCCTATTTTGTGtagcatttcagtttttcacagtGAAACTGCGAGTTCTCTAGATGACGTGACATCACACTGTAATATTGCCACAGCGGGCACAATGGAGTTTAATAGGAGAGTCCATCTTCAATGCACTATGGCACCAACTATAAGTATCGGATAGTCATTTCAGTTCGGGGTTTTGCTTTGAACCCCTGCTAATTGTTTTAGCCAGGAGTAAGTGCTTTAGCCAGgagttttcctttaaaaaaacctcAAGTGCCATCAAGAATACAATTCGATTTACAAttgattgaaaatatttgttgttCCATCAGGGTGCTGATCCTCTTCTTTGTTTTGTGAGTGGAGACAACAACTTAAATTATACTTGATCATTAAGTAAAATACCCCAAAATAAGGAAACAACTACAGTGCATACGAAAATGTCACAATGCGCTCAAATGAGTTTCACAAAGGCAAACTATTTAGCAGTTGTATGCATACTGCAATATTGGCATTgggataaaataaaaccattaaaactAGGCtaattcagtgtaaaatgtgtaaaatatccCTTAGCTTGccttttttaatacaaataacaaattttgatgaaaaacaaagtacatggtggtgaaaaaaatgtattaggaTCAGTTAGCAATCAAGTCATGTGAGCAAACGGCAGAGTATGACTGGATTAAGGGGGAAAATATTCACAGCAAATCAGCTTTGCACTTTGGGGAGATTAATTCCACTGCTCACAGCAATTCAATCAAAAACTTTTTAATCCTGCTGTTGGCAGAGATGACCCAACAATCACTCATCACCAAACAGTTCCTGTGTGCATACTACATCGAATACAGGGCTGACCACAAACATCTGCAGCTCAACCCAGCAGCCTTAtgggaaaactgatttttgCATATTACGAAAGGTTTTGGCTTTGGAAAAATACTGCAGTTCACATAAATTCATGATTTCAAAATGTACAGTTAATCTatgataacaaaaataatataaacacacaaaaagtaCTTAGTGCAAAGTTTTCTGTGTGCAAAATACTTTGGGTGAATAGAATTCATGGTACTGACTTTATTGGGTGGATTAATAATCAGAAGAAAATAATACTAAAAACAGAAGATCTCAAATATGAGGGAACATACATAATCCAGTTTACCAATGgctggagaaaagaaaagagaaaaaaaaaaaaaagaacatacaaTCTACGGTCAATTATTCACACACTAATTTAATTCACAGCAATCTCTAAAAAGACAATAgaaaaatacagtacacatacagtacccataatttaaaacaatatacaTGATAATACTGGGTCCTCAATCAGCATCTATGTGAGCTGCCTCTAAATTGCAGTATTGATCAACCATTTCCCCTATCTGGACCTGAACAGGATCAATAAAGATCAGCTAGTGTCAGCTTCACTGCAGCTTATGGCAGTAACTGCAAGTGCATGCTATatgatttatcatttttttaacagttcatGAAAAAGTATTATACTGGAAGACTACTAAATTAGCCACTAAATTATCACATTAGTGTTGTCTGCAATGCATTCACAAAAAGCTTCCATTTCTTCCAAAGAGGTTAAAGTTAAAATGTGTTGGGAATTACATTATGCCACCATGCAAGAAGTTTGCCTTTCCAGTCATCTCACAAGCAATGCAATAtaatgccttttaaaaatattttactgaaaaatttCTTCAGTacagctggggaaaaaaaagaagaagttggacaaaaaaaatgcaaaattacaataTTATTTCTTAAAGAAACACActtaaagaaacaaacattgaGACTAAATATGTGGGATTCTTACACAGGTAGTCTGAAAATCCCATGGACTCATAAGTCCTGAAAGGAATTaaaaggcaaatcttaatggcAAGAAATGAAGAAGCAGAGATGATAATTTACACAGATGCGTCATTATTGTAGGGATTACTATAGTGTTTCAGACTGTGAGAACAGGACCCGTCCACTTGTCTGCAAAGCAGTATCCAATACTTATTAGAGAGATAAGGAACCTGTTTGTCAAGGGCCAGCTTCTGCGGTGAGTGCATTAGCGCCTGCTTTTCTGTTGCAAATGCTTTGTCTAACTAGTTGTTCCACTTTACCTGAACAACAAAACCCTAAATAATCCTTTTCACATTTCAAGTCAATACATTATTTCTTTCGTCAATCAtaataattatgagtgaatacAGCAAGAACACATAACCCCATTGGCCTTTCTGCGCGcccaaaattgaaaaaaaacagaaagaaacagaaaacagaacaggaatGAGAAAATGTGAAACCGTGATACATACAGAAATAAAGAATTTCTGGAAAAACAAAGGCTTTCGACAGGCAGGTTACCCATACGACAGAGTCATCACCATGGGGAGCAGCATGTACTGTAGCCACTGTAGTACAGTAGATGGTAGTGTTCACTATGAAACAGACAAGCAGAATCTTAGCTTCTTCACATTTTAGCAGGAGGCATAGTGTTTTCTCACTGGTTTTTGAGTTAAATACTATGTGAGATATTTAGTTAACTATATAGTTAACCAATGGACATATCCATATAAatggatattaaaaaaacatattggttGCATTGGCGATTCATTCAGCACCCAATTTTATCTCTCCAGTAACTTAACAGTTAATGTACTTCTCCTACGCTCATGGTTCATCTGAggaataatattttattgttgagATGGAGTTTAGCCATTTAAATCCTTCCTAATCACACTGTTTTTCATATTGCAAGAACTGTTTCTGCATTAGTTAAATTGTGCCAAAATGCTGGAATAAAATGCACTAATTAAGAATGATTattttcacagacacacataattTCTAAAGATATCACAGGACACTGTAGAAAGGGGGCAAATATGCTCATTACTATGCCATGGAGTGGAAAAAAGACTTGCCAAAACTActacttttttttataaactaaCCCCTcgtttcttttgttttgagaCAAAATCCTGCAGAGTAAGCAAGCTTTTCACATGAAATAGGAAAAGCTTTTgtaattttatatgaaaaattcCAAATGACTTTTTTTCAGCTTCTGTGCCTTAGGTTTATGCTACTTTGTTTGACCAATCAGTTATTTCAACACAACCTGGTCACAATGCAAAAATGCAGAGATTATCTGGTGGTTATTTAATTGCGTACGAGGTCCACAACTGTCCTTGGATGCATAATTCCAGATTTcacaaactaaatgaaaaatcaaAACTCTTTGATGCATTGATGGAGAGGACATATAGCAATGCAGCCAAGCAACAAGCAAACATGgttcatcaaaaaaataaaatctagcCATCATAAAAGCAGTTGCAGCATCAAAGGAAAGTACTGCAGCTGACTTGCAAGTGAAATTtgtcacaataaaaataagaactTTTCCTGGCAGCTACTTTGAGCTACAGCTGTCAATCGTCTCAGACCAACCATTGGTCACTAACATGTTTATCACTTGTTTGGGAGAAAACGCTTAACTTCAATCACATTCATCAATCAGTGCtccatatatacatgtatatattttatgtagtgCTTTAAATCTAATTATTAATCAAATTATTTGCtccatttttaacttttaattagCATCAGTGCTGAAGGATTTGTGCATATCTAGGCACCCCTGCTGGTTTTCAATAATTTGACAATGTCTTCAATGTCTCACATATACCAAATTGAGATCTGAAAAAGTGCCTCTGGACCATTTACAATTTAACAAGTACCTAAAATGACAGAAGGTTtcacagtttgttgttttttgacTACAGGTTGTGAAAcctgaatatatttttgaagcAATGCTGTATAGAATTACTTTGTGTGAATACTTCATTAATGCTGTGTAACCATTCAATGCCCATTCAAAAAATGAACAGTAGTGTTGTAAATACACAGCTATAAAACTACAGCGTAataatgcattcataaaaacaactgaaaagaaaacaaatacttttCAATAAACAACCATTTACTCTGTAGTATTACCATTATTTTAGTATAGGgcatgaggggaaaaaaaaaaaaaaaaaaactgccaaagaTACTGAAGAATTTCAGATGGAAAGATGGTACTGACCAGTATCCAATTGGCTAATACTACTGAATAATTGGTGAATAGAGGTATAGAGAGAAAACTGAAGAAGACCCCAGCTCCACATCGGAACACAAACCTCATTTACAAATGGGTCCTATGGCTTCTTTGTCGGTTTAGTTTCACAATGCGGGTGTCACTGTTCAgactctgacctctgacccctggtTCTCCCCCGGTCTGCGGTTTTTCGTGATGCCACAGCCGCAGTGAACCCCGCCAAGCAGCACAGGCAGGTGGCGCTGAGCTTGACAGTGTCCAGCCAGCTCGGGACATCCTTCAGGTAGTGTTCTACCAGGTGCAGCCCCATGACCAGGAACCAAAGCACAGACGCCACAGCGTCAATTCGCCTCAGCCTGTAGCATTAAAACAAAGTGTGGAAAGTCCCAGATTTAGGATTACatgcagctcagctcagctcagctcagctcagctcagctcagctcagctcagctcagctcagctcagctcagctcagctcagctcagctcagctcagctcagctcagctcagctcagcaaGCACAATATCCATTGATTGTTCTCAtaccaacttctggccttaatgacTTAATAAGCCCTGacatttacaccatctgacatttGAGCTAAatttcttgataagcgcatgaatgacaACTGAAGACTGTTATTCTGTCCCTATGCAAGAGATTTCATTGTGATCTAATGCAGTGGTTCGCAGCCGCGttcctggagtacccctgtgtatgcaagaccataattttaaaaagctgttaatgaaaaccagcaaacacaggggtactccaagaccgaggttgagaaccactgacctAATCTATGCGTGagccagtgttggtgtatatgCGGTCAATTAGCTCATTCAGCCAGgataattggtggaaacaaaaacctgaatgCACACCCGCCCACCAGGACCGGAATAGCCCACCCCCGGATTGAGGGGATCATGAAATAGTTTTAAAttactaattacatttttttaaaggcaaaaaaaagccGTTGTGAAAACAACATAAACGGAAAACTACAATCCGACAGGTGACTCATTTTTCACTTGTAAAGCAAAACCACCCATTTTGCATGATGTTGCCAAGAATTCCCGCCTAGGGATGTGGACCAGGATTCcatcaaaataattcagtttcctTGTTTCTCCAAATAACCGCCAACGTCCAGATGCGACATGCATACCGGTGTCTTTTTactgcattaatataaacaaattattagCCTGAAGATTTCCCTCGAAACAAACCCTTCTCTACCCGAGGCGGTTGAAGGGAGCTCACCTGACGGGCCCGCCCAGGAGGACGCTGCTGACGCAGGTGAGCAGGCCCAGGGAGACCACGGCCACCTGGTGCGCCTGTCCGCAGCTCCACAGCCGCCGGGCGTTCCGCAGGGCCTCGTCCGGCAGCAGGTCCGGCAGCAGGCCCAGCACCTCGGGCCACGCGGCCGCCCGGGCCTCCTCGCTCCCGTTCGCGGGGCCTCCGTTCGGGACCGGTTTTGGGACGGACGCTCCCCCGTCCtgcggctggggggggctgcCGGGGCCGAGAGGCTCCCCGGATCCGCAAAACGCCAAAGCCAGCAGGAAGGCGCAGGCGAGGAACGCCAGAACGCGGAGGAACACCGCCCCGGCGGGCGCTGGCGAGGCGTGCGGCTTCTAGAGAGAGGAGAAGCGGAAACGTTAGGACACAAGGGCAATTCAAACataaaggagttttttttcctacagtTCGACAGGCATGCATATTAGGAGGCAAGAGAAATGTCTCCAGCAACTCCTTAATGTGCAAGAAGTGGATGGACAAATAAAGCTGTCCATTCCAGCCATTCTTTATTGACATTATACATGTGTTTATACTCTTCAGCTCCCTCTGCCACAATATGCCATGCATCACAACAGCTGGTGCAGCATTTCAGAAGAGGATGAGCAGTCCCCCGTGACACGTAAAATCATTGATAATCCTGAATCATATTAATATCAGATGATCATAATATTAAATCAAGGATGCAAACAGCACTCCCTTTGCATAATGGGTTTAGCCATTCCAGGTCTTACTAGAATCAGGGGTAGCTGAACTGAATCCATCAACAGGATTCTAAAATGACCTGGGGGATATTTaacaaagcaggattaccgagtcAGCTGGATAACAGCGCCGAGTAAAACCTGGACCGGCTCTTTATACTTCAGTctatgttccagatttgggagggttccggggtTTACTCGATGCAGTTCTCCAGCCAAcacagtaatcctgctttgtgaaacacccCCCCTGGAATGGCTCGAACTGCTACACAACGGGAGCGCCGTTTCAGGTTCCTGTTCCCGTGAGgtggccccccctcgcccctgccCGCCGGGGCTGCCGTCACCTGGCTGAAGGCCCCGCCAGCGTCCCGGCCACGCCCCAGCTGGTGGTGGTTGAAGAGCAGGGCGCGGAGTCGGCGGTTCTGGTGCTTGATGTAGTACTCCACCGCAGTCTGGCACGGCCGGCACAGCTTGTGCGTCTGCTCCACATGGCGCTTGAACTCCTCGATCTCCTCGTCATACTTCCCCtggtcataaaaaaaataaacaggcatGTTATTGTAAATAATTCCTAACCTTTAAAACCTTCATTCCATGCGGTTAAGCCTTCTAATTTACAGGTAACTATAATTTAACTGGTTAcgtttattgttattaattagTTTAGTTATTAGTTTAgtctcattttcaaaaataaataaaattacaacgacaaagaaacaaaaaaaaaggcaaatactAAATTATAACCATAAAGGTTCTTTTTCTGTCAAAAGCAAgcattgaacaaaaaaaactgtagtcTACTGGTAGCACTGCTTCGGAATAGTGTAGCTTTGTTGTAACATCATTTGCAGATCAATAATTTGGTTGGAAGACCCAACCGAGGAGGTGCATATTAACAGATACATAGAGACTACGTTTTTTCTGCATGATGGCTTTTTAAACGttttttgcaaacatttctGGCAGAtggaacacacaaaaaagaaaaaaaatcacatgaaagCAAGAATGCAAAATGAACAGATCTACACGCTGCAGTACAACACTTCAAAACCGCTCATCAAGAGCAGGTAACAGCTTAGCCGGCATACATCTCGATgtgcaaaatatgcaaatatatcgggaaaaaaaaaagttttaccgTACCTCTTCCTCAAAATGCAAATAACCAACAGCAGTAATACATAGAAAATGGACCTTTTTCCTACTGCACTCTCAAAAATCACACAGCACATAACAGACCAACACAACGGATGGAAAAAAGATGAGAATGGATCTTTGTTGAGACTTCCCTTTCTGTCACCAGTGTTCTGACTGTTCCACAGTCACCAAACCTATGCAACACAACACTGACTGATGTCACAAACCACTCCACAGCTTGGATGGCTGGTGCTTAAAAAAAGGCAGAAGGGAACGCCAAACCTTTCAGTCTGAACACTGTCAAGGCCCATTATACGAAACGGAGATACAGAACACAGACATTTGCGCTTACCAAGTTATGTAATTACAGTCAGAGCACAACTCTGCAGCCCGGCTATATTTAGCCCTCCTAATTGTTACAAGCCTAATTAAATGGCATATTTGCAATTTCCTTCATATTGATGGAGGAATGGATTGACTGATGACATTTCTTCCCAGTGTAGCAAGGCCCAAACcgaaagaaaaaatgaaaagagaacaTTTGCAAAAGATCTCAAGCTGCACAATGCGAGACTCGGCCATCCGTGACTGACATTCCTCCCGCGATTCTTATCGGGCGAGTCTTAGCCCTAGCCAGTAAGGTACCTGGAGACGCAAAACATACATTTCTGGTAAAACCACTCTGCCCTCCAGCAAACAGAAAGCATCTCAGCCCACACTTATTCCCTGGAAACGCATCATAGATTAAAAAAAGGCAGTAGTAGATCAGGTGACCTTGGCCTAACCCTCACTTTTACAGATCCACAgtgaggctttttaaaaaaagaatttaaagaAACAGCTCTCCCTGGCTGCTTGGGCTTCTAACAGAATGGGAAGTATCGGGGAAAGACAAGAGGGAACAAGAACAATGCCACAAAATAATTGGTGGCTGTCACAACACCAAGCTCGGGAGGTGGAGGCTGACAGCAGCTGGGATGAATAGGCAGGGAAGACCCAGAAACAGGTGTACAGCAGGCCTACAGGACTAAGCATGACAAACAGAGATACAAACACTTAATGCTTcaacattttttatcatttaggAGTCACTCTTGTATAACAGCCTATATACGCACTAAATATTCATTGCACTGacagaaacaacaaacaaaacaaaagaaaaacggTTCCTCATGCGCCATGCAAATTTATGCGCATTTATTCCCTGAAcaaatatttctgtgaaatattttaatttccatttttacttGACAAAGAGAGGATTCAAATAGCTGTCATGTAATGCATTTTGCGCAGTGAAATTCAAAATGTGCACCCACTGTGCCCCCTAGTGTGTAACACTGGTACTGCACTACACCTGCTGCTTAATTTGGCTTTCCTGTAAAAAAGTAGGGCCAAATCCTATTCAGGCACAGGTAAAATCAATATGGTATGTTGCAAATTGCACAATGCACATTACACATTAATATCCTATGaagttaattaaatgaaatcacCAAGTATACAGCATCTGTCTACAATATATCAAACAAATAATtccaatgaaaaatgaagttgCAATCGAGACAATTTTAGAATGTATCATTTTCTTAAATGCACTTTCATcctttgtccaaaaaaaaaaaaaagacacataaaATTCTGATGATGGAGCACACAAAATGACATCTACGTGGGCTGTTATGGGTTTTTTTGGAATAGTAATATCAGGTTTTAACTGCATTTCAGTGAATAcatgagtgagagaaagagaaagagataatATAAAGTTATACTGAATATTATACAGAATTACACTTAATCGATGCGGAGGTGACAGAGGTGCAACGTACATCCTCCCTTGGCACAAAGGACGCGAGCTGCTTGATCTTCAGGGTCTGCTTATTGTTGCACTTCCTGCACACCAGCATCTGGCAGTTGACCCACTGCAGCGTCTTGCTGGTTTCGGGGCGGGGCGAGCCAGCGGGGACGCCCTGGTTCAGATTCTCCGTGTACTGGGCAGGAATGGCTTTGTTGTAGTCCCCGTTCTGGAAGACATGCTCAGAAGGGTCAGCAGGCCACAGGAGCTGAACTACATGACaattacagttgaggccaaaggtttacatacacctaggcatTTTGACCCACCGgcattctgatatagtgaactgaagctgaaataaatctgtctcaaATCGATCGTTTTAAAATGACCGccgatgtgaacaaagtagatgccctaattgacttgccaaaagaaatgtatggtaacctgaaatgtgcggagttgtaaAAAACttagtttgaatatctttagcctaggtgtatgtaaacttttggcctcaaccgTGCCTTTTAAAAAGACACTGGCTGTAGTAAACCAGCTGaacctttttca is a window of Anguilla anguilla isolate fAngAng1 chromosome 13, fAngAng1.pri, whole genome shotgun sequence DNA encoding:
- the tmem201 gene encoding transmembrane protein 201; this encodes MEVFNQIFAEYPHVTYGGVGATACATGALVYKIATRKKPTHVGVNCWFCNQDTVVPYGNRNCWDCPNCEQYNGFQENGDYNKAIPAQYTENLNQGVPAGSPRPETSKTLQWVNCQMLVCRKCNNKQTLKIKQLASFVPREDGKYDEEIEEFKRHVEQTHKLCRPCQTAVEYYIKHQNRRLRALLFNHHQLGRGRDAGGAFSQKPHASPAPAGAVFLRVLAFLACAFLLALAFCGSGEPLGPGSPPQPQDGGASVPKPVPNGGPANGSEEARAAAWPEVLGLLPDLLPDEALRNARRLWSCGQAHQVAVVSLGLLTCVSSVLLGGPVRLRRIDAVASVLWFLVMGLHLVEHYLKDVPSWLDTVKLSATCLCCLAGFTAAVASRKTADRGRTRGQRSESEQ